A window of Piliocolobus tephrosceles isolate RC106 chromosome 13, ASM277652v3, whole genome shotgun sequence contains these coding sequences:
- the MPZL2 gene encoding myelin protein zero-like protein 2: MYGKSAIRAVLLLLGIQLTALWPIAAVEIYTSRVLEAVNGTDARLKCTFSSFAPVGDALTVTWNFRPLDGGPEQFVFYYHIDPFQPMSGRFKDRVSWDGNPERYDASIFLWKLQFDDNGTYTCQVKNPPDVDGVIGEIRLSVVHTVRFSEIHFLALAIGSACALMIIIVIVVVLFQHYRKKRWAERAHKVVEIKSKEEERLNQEKKVSVYLEDTD; this comes from the exons ATGTATGGCAAGAGCGCTATTCGTGCGGTGCTTCTTCTCCTTGGCATACAGCTCACAG CTCTTTGGCCTATAGCAGCTGTGGAAATTTATACCTCCCGGGTGCTGGAGGCTGTTAATGGGACAGATGCTCGGTTAAAATGCACTTTCTCCAGCTTTGCCCCTGTGGGTGATGCTCTAACAGTGACCTGGAATTTTCGTCCTCTAGATGGGGGACCTGAGCAGTTT GTATTCTACTACCACATAGATCCCTTCCAACCCATGAGTGGGCGGTTTAAGGACCGGGTGTCTTGGGACGGGAACCCTGAGCGGTAtgatgcctccatctttctctGGAAACTGCAGTTCGACGACAATGGGACATACACCTGCCAGGTGAAGAACCCACCTGATGTTGATGGGGTGATAGGGGAGATCCGGCTCAGCGTCGTGCACACTG TACGGTTCTCTGAGATCCACTTCCTGGCTCTGGCCATTGGCTCTGCCTGTGCACTGATGATCATAATAGTAATTGTAGTGGTCCTCTTCCAGCATTACCGGAAAAAGCGATGGGCTGAAAGAGCTCATAAAGTGGTGGAGATAAAATC aaaagaagaggaaaggctCAACCAAGAGAAAAAGGTCTCTGTTTATTTAGAAGACACAGACTAA